In Solanum pennellii chromosome 3, SPENNV200, a single window of DNA contains:
- the LOC107012716 gene encoding UNC93-like protein 1, which produces MGSYGDENGLPNSPPNNSIFRYNSPLVQVCLIGLVCFCCPGMFNALSGMGGGGQVDHTASNNANTALYTAFTIFGILGGGIYNILGPKKTLFIGCSTYILYAGSFLYYNHHKHQAFVVVAGGLLGVGAGLLWAAQGAIMTSYPPHDRKGTYISIFWSIFNMGGVIGGLIPFVSNYNRTTAASVNDGTYIGFMFFMAIGTVLSLAILHPSKVIRNDGSSCTNIKYSSVSVELIQILKLFGNWKMLLMVPASWASNFFYTYQFNNVNGVLFNLRTRGLNNVFYWGAQMIGSVFIGSIMDYSFKSRKARGLVGIIVVGLLSTAIWGGGFAKQLTYSHDDVPHHIVLLDFKDGSKFAGPFLLYFSYGLLDAMFQSMVYWVIGALADDSEVLSRYTGFYKGIQSAGGAVAWQVDSHNVPFMNQLIANWGLTTISFPLLVALVVLAVKDDNKDEEGATKEVAITSNRDISTTVDYPNKE; this is translated from the exons ATGGGTTCTTACGGAGATGAAAATGGTTTACCTAATTCACCTCCGAACAATTCAATTTTCAGGTACAATTCGCCACTGGTTCAGGTTTGTTTGATTGGATTAGTATGTTTTTGTTGTCCAGGGATGTTCAATGCGCTCTCTGGAATGGGTGGTGGTGGTCAAGTCGACCACACGGCGTCTAACAACGCCAACACCGCACTCTACACAGCTTTCACTATTTTTGGGATATTGGGTGGTGGAATTTACAACATTTTGGGTCCAAAAAAGACTCTGTTTATTGGGTGTTCAACTTATATATTGTATGCGGGTTCTTTTCTTTACTATAATCACCACAAGCATCAAGCGTTTGTGGTAGTGGCCGGCGGTCTCCTTGGTGTTGGCGCCGGCCTACTCTGGGCTGCCCAGGGAGCTATTATGACATCTTACCCGCCACATGACAGGAAGGGTACTTATATCTCTATATTTTGGAGTATTTTCAACATGGGTGGTGTTATTGGTGGTCTTATACCGTTTGTATCCAACTATAATAGAACTACCGCGGCCTCTGTTAATGATGGTACATATATTGGATTTATGTTCTTCATGGCTATCGGAACGGTTCTTTCATTAGCGATTTTGCATCCTAGTAAGGTCATTAGAAACGATGGTTCTTCGTGTACTAATATTAAGTACTCGAGTGTGTCTGTGGAATTAATTCAAATTCTCAAACTGTTCGGCAACTGGAAGATGTTGTTGATGGTACCAGCCTCGTGGGCTAGTAACTTCTTTTATACTTACCAGTTCAATAATGTGAATGGGGTTTTGTTCAATTTGAGGACAAGGGGTTTGAACAATGTGTTCTATTGGGGTGCACAGATGATTGGTTCGGTGTTCATCGGGTCCATAATGGACTACAGTTTTAAGAGCAGAAAGGCTAGGGGATTGGTTGGTATTATTGTTGTTGGCCTGCTTTCAACAGCAATTTGGGGCGGAGGGTTCGCCAAACAGCTTACATATTCCCATGATGATGTACCTCATCACATAGTGTTACTGGATTTCAAGGATGGTTCTAAATTTGCAGGTCCATTCTTGTTGTATTTTAGTTATGGATTACTCGATGCCATGTTTCAGAGCATGGTCTATTGGGTTATAGGAGCCTTGGCAGATGATTCTGAGGTTCTCAGCAG GTATACTGGCTTCTATAAAGGAATACAAAGTGCAGGTGGAGCCGTTGCTTGGCAAGTGGATTCACATAATGTCCCATTCATGAACCAGCTTATCGCGAATTGGGGATTAACAACCATTAGTTTTCCATTACTGGTAGCTCTTGTAGTATTAGCTGTGAAGGATGACAACAAAGATGAAGAGGGAGCAACTAAGGAAGTCGCCATTACTTCAAACCGCGACATTAGTACTACAGTGGACTACCCCAATAAGGAATAG